A window from Macaca fascicularis isolate 582-1 chromosome 20, T2T-MFA8v1.1 encodes these proteins:
- the CENPBD1 gene encoding LOW QUALITY PROTEIN: putative CENPB DNA-binding domain-containing protein 1 (The sequence of the model RefSeq protein was modified relative to this genomic sequence to represent the inferred CDS: inserted 1 base in 1 codon; substituted 1 base at 1 genomic stop codon), translated as MPGKRPTDATVIPSAKRERKVITLDLKLEVLRRFEAGEKLSQIAKALGLAVSTVATIXDSKEXKSSSQIATPLRASRLTRHRSAVMESMERLLSLWLEDQRQRNAPLNAAIVQKAKFDDLQREHGESSQVERFHVSKGSGWLVRFKERHCLPHFKLNSAAPSNKNMYTEMLKSIIEEGEYASRVSLT; from the exons ATGCCTGGGAAAAGGCCCACAGATGCAACTGTCATCCCTAGTGCCAAAAGGGAACGGAAAGTGATTACCCTTGACCTCAAATTGGAAGTGTTACGACGATTTGAAGCGGGTGAAAAGCTCAGTCAGATCGCAAAGGCCTTAGGTCTTGCTGTCTCTACAGTGGCGACCATCTGagatagtaaag aaaaatcgaGTTCTCAAATAGCTACTCCTTTGAGAGCCTCACGGTTGACTCGCCATCGAAGTGCAGTGATGGAGAGTATGGAGCGGCTGCTGAGCTTGTGGCTGGAAGACCAGAGGCAGCGAAATGCGCCCTTGAACGCCGCCATCGTTCAGAAGGCTAAGTTTGATGACTTACAGCGTGAACATGGCGAAAGCTCTCAAGTGGAGAGGTTTCATGTGAGTAAAGGGTCAGGGTGGCTTGTGAGATTCAAGGAGCGCCACTGTTTGCCCCACTTCAAGTTGAACAGCGCAGCTCCCAGCAACAAGAACATGTACACAGAAATGCTGAAAAGCATCATCGAAGAAGGTGAGTACGCCTCCCGGGTGTCTTTAACGTAG